The Humulus lupulus chromosome 3, drHumLupu1.1, whole genome shotgun sequence genome window below encodes:
- the LOC133821845 gene encoding protein DETOXIFICATION 17-like — translation MEGEESLVLETSYAANQEHGHVRDGEASDQDFCGLEAIEVIEETKKQMKLAGPLVAVSILQNSIQLITIMFSGHLGELPLSSASLATSFASVTGFSVLLGMASALETLCGQAYGAKQHHLLGIHMQRAVLTLLSLSIPLSLIWFYTDTILISLHQDREISTGAGTFNCWMIPSLFAFGLLQCLNRFLQTQNIVFPMMISSGVTTLLHTLVCWLLVYKFSLGIKGAALANNISYWFNVFLLAIYVKFSGACRHTWTGFSRDALNDFFSFLTLAIPSAVMICFEYWSFEMVVLLSGLLSNPKLETSVLSISVNTMWMVYMISVGLGGTISTRVSNELGAGQPQRARLALLVAIVVALSEGVCVGIVTILASPIWGKLFSNEKEVIQYVAKIMPLLALSDFLDGFQCVLSGAARGCGWQKLCAFINLGAYYVVAIPLAVLFGFFFHIGGMGLWIGIICGLSIQVIALTTVIACTNWEKEAMKAVRRVHEAGRAIGIETENLLSKETKVSQHSHSTP, via the exons ATGGAAGGAGAAGAGAGCTTAGTTTTAGAAACTTCATATGCTGCAAACCAAGAACATGGCCATGTGAGAGATGGAGAAGCATCTGATCAAGATTTCTGTGGATTGGAAGCTATTGAAGTTATCGAAGAGACGAAGAAGCAGATGAAGCTAGCAGGGCCTCTTGTAGCAGTTAGTATTCTGCAGAACAGCATACAATTGATAACTATCATGTTCAGTGGTCATCTTGGTGAGCTACCTCTTTCTAGTGCCTCTTTGGCCACCTCTTTTGCTTCAGTGACTGGTTTCAGTGTTTTG TTAGGAATGGCAAGTGCCTTGGAGACACTATGTGGACAAGCCTATGGAGCCAAACAACATCATCTACTTGGAATCCATATGCAAAGAGCAGTTCTAACCTTACTGTCCTTATCCATTCCCCTATCACTCATCTGGTTTTACACAGACACTATCCTCATTTCGCTGCATCAAGACCGCGAGATATCCACTGGCGCGGGAACTTTCAACTGTTGGATGATCCCGAGCTTGTTTGCCTTTGGTCTACTTCAATGCCTCAACAGATTCTTACAAACACAGAACATAGTTTTCCCTATGATGATAAGCTCTGGGGTCACAACTCTTCTCCACACCTTGGTGTGTTGGCTTCTTGTCTACAAGTTTAGCCTTGGGATCAAGGGAGCAGCCTTGGCAAACAACATCTCATATTGGTTCAATGTGTTTTTGCTTGCAATTTATGTGAAGTTCTCTGGGGCTTGCAGACATACTTGGACAGGCTTTTCAAGAGATGCCTTGAATGATTTTTTCAGCTTTTTAACACTTGCCATTCCTTCTGCAGTAATGATATG CTTTGAATACTGGTCATTTGAGATGGTAGTACTATTATCTGGTCTTCTCAGCAATCCAAAGCTAGAGACATCTGTGTTGTCAATAAG TGTGAACACAATGTGGATGGTATACATGATCTCTGTTGGCCTTGGAGGAACCATAAG TACAAGGGTGTCGAATGAATTAGGAGCCGGGCAGCCACAGCGCGCACGATTAGCTTTACTCGTTGCAATTGTGGTTGCTTTATCAGAGGGTGTCTGTGTAGGAATAGTAACAATCTTAGCAAGCCCTATTTGGGGAAAGCTTTTTAGCAATGAGAAAGAAGTTATCCAATATGTTGCTAAAATAATGCCACTTCTTGCACTATCTGATTTCTTGGATGGATTTCAATGTGTGCTCTCAG GAGCTGCAAGAGGGTGTGGGTGGCAAAAGCTTTGCGCATTTATTAACCTTGGAGCTTACTATGTTGTAGCTATTCCTTTAGCTGTGTTATTTGGTTTCTTCTTCCATATCGGAGGCATG GGGCTTTGGATTGGGATAATATGTGGACTTTCTATTCAAGTGATAGCACTTACCACTGTAATTGCATGCACAAATTGGGAAAAAGAG GCAATGAAAGCTGTACGAAGAGTCCATGAGGCTGGCAGAGCTATTGGCATTGAAACAGAGAATTTGCTTTCAAAAGAAACCAAAGTCTCCCAACATTCCCACTCAACACCATGA
- the LOC133821846 gene encoding protein DETOXIFICATION 12-like isoform X1, which produces MADNSDNSHKEAMEESLLLRPQQSGEEEERDSSNGGNNEIVLTWKVFFQEVKRLGYIAGPLVTVIFSQYFLQVISMMMVGHLGELALSSSAIAISLSGVTGFSVLLGMASALETICGQAYGAKQYKKLGLHTYTAIFSLFLVCIPLSLIWMYMGKILVLIGQDPLISHEAGKFTRWLIPALFAYATLQPLIRYFQTQSMITPMVISSCAILCLHVPLCWALVFKSGLGNLGGALAISISYWLNAIILGFYIKFSPSCEKTRAPISMEIFHGIREFFGLAIPSAVMICLEWWSFELLILMSGILPNPQLETSVLSVCLQTISTLYAIPYGVGAAVSTRVSNELGAGNPQGARIATFAAMFLAIAETSIVTITLFICRGIFGYTFSNEKEVVNYVTEMAPLVCLSVVLDSIQGVMSGVARGCGWQHIGAFINLGAFYLCGIPIAATLGFWAQLRGKGLWIGIQTGAFVQTTLLSLVTGCTNWEKQASNARERLFGDRTKNGLLH; this is translated from the exons ATGGCAGATAACTCGGACAATAGCCACAAGGAAGCCATGGAAGAGAGCTTATTACTAAGGCCACAACAGAGtggtgaagaagaagaaagagacaGTAGTAATGGTGGGAATAATGAGATTGTTCTCACATGGAAGGTGTTTTTTCAAGAAGTGAAGAGATTGGGGTACATAGCAGGACCCCTTGTGACAGTGATTTTTTCTCAGTATTTTTTACAGGTTATTTCCATGATGATGGTTGGTCATCTTGGAGAGCTTGCTCTTTCCAGCTCTGCCATAGCCATTTCTCTATCTGGGGtcactggttttagtgttctt TTGGGAATGGCCAGTGCACTAGAGACCATATGTGGGCAAGCATATGGAGCTAAGCAATACAAGAAACTTGGGCTTCACACTTACACTGCAATATTTTCTTTGTTCTTGGTTTGTATTCCATTGTCTTTGATTTGGATGTACATGGGAAAAATACTTGTTCTCATTGGCCAAGACCCTCTTATTTCTCATGAAGCTGGAAAATTCACAAGATGGCTTATTCCTGCTCTCTTTGCATATGCAACTCTTCAACCACTTATCAGATACTTTCAAACTCAGAGCATGATAACTCCAATGGTCATAAGCTCTTGTGCCATACTTTGTTTGCATGTTCCTTTATGTTGGGCTTTAGTATTCAAGTCTGGACTGGGAAATCTTGGAGGAGCATTGGCCATAAGTATTTCCTATTGGTTAAATGCCATTATACTTGGATTCTATATAAAGTTTTCTCCTTCATGTGAAAAAACTCGAGCTCCAATTTCTATGGAGATTTTTCATGGGATCAGAGAATTCTTTGGCTTGGCTATCCCTTCTGCAGTAATGATATG CCTTGAGTGGTGGTCATTTGAGCTGCTTATTCTGATGTCTGGGATTCTACCAAATCCACAGCTTGAAACTTCAGTTCTTTCTGTATG CCTACAAACCATCTCAACATTATATGCAATTCCATATGGAGTTGGTGCTGCAGTaag TACAAGAGTTTCAAATGAACTTGGAGCTGGGAATCCACAAGGAGCTCGGATTGCAACCTTTGCTGCAATGTTTCTAGCCATAGCAGAAACAAGTATAGTAACCATAACACTTTTCATCTGCCGAGGCATTTTTGGTTACACTTTCAGCAATGAGAAGGAAGTTGTGAATTATGTCACAGAAATGGCTCCTTTGGTTTGTTTATCTGTTGTACTAGACAGCATACAAGGAGTCATGTCAG GTGTTGCTAGAGGATGTGGGTGGCAGCATATAGGGGCATTCATAAACCTTGGAGCCTTTTATCTTTGTGGAATTCCAATAGCTGCCACATTGGGATTTTGGGCCCAGCTGAGAGGAAAGGGGCTCTGGATTGGCATACAAACTGGTGCTTTTGTGCAAACCACTTTGCTTTCTCTTGTCACTGGTTGCACAAACTGGGAAAAACAG GCAAGTAATGCAAGGGAGAGATTATTTGGGGATAGAACAAAAAATGGATTACTGCACTAG
- the LOC133821846 gene encoding protein DETOXIFICATION 12-like isoform X2 — protein MASALETICGQAYGAKQYKKLGLHTYTAIFSLFLVCIPLSLIWMYMGKILVLIGQDPLISHEAGKFTRWLIPALFAYATLQPLIRYFQTQSMITPMVISSCAILCLHVPLCWALVFKSGLGNLGGALAISISYWLNAIILGFYIKFSPSCEKTRAPISMEIFHGIREFFGLAIPSAVMICLEWWSFELLILMSGILPNPQLETSVLSVCLQTISTLYAIPYGVGAAVSTRVSNELGAGNPQGARIATFAAMFLAIAETSIVTITLFICRGIFGYTFSNEKEVVNYVTEMAPLVCLSVVLDSIQGVMSGVARGCGWQHIGAFINLGAFYLCGIPIAATLGFWAQLRGKGLWIGIQTGAFVQTTLLSLVTGCTNWEKQASNARERLFGDRTKNGLLH, from the exons ATGGCCAGTGCACTAGAGACCATATGTGGGCAAGCATATGGAGCTAAGCAATACAAGAAACTTGGGCTTCACACTTACACTGCAATATTTTCTTTGTTCTTGGTTTGTATTCCATTGTCTTTGATTTGGATGTACATGGGAAAAATACTTGTTCTCATTGGCCAAGACCCTCTTATTTCTCATGAAGCTGGAAAATTCACAAGATGGCTTATTCCTGCTCTCTTTGCATATGCAACTCTTCAACCACTTATCAGATACTTTCAAACTCAGAGCATGATAACTCCAATGGTCATAAGCTCTTGTGCCATACTTTGTTTGCATGTTCCTTTATGTTGGGCTTTAGTATTCAAGTCTGGACTGGGAAATCTTGGAGGAGCATTGGCCATAAGTATTTCCTATTGGTTAAATGCCATTATACTTGGATTCTATATAAAGTTTTCTCCTTCATGTGAAAAAACTCGAGCTCCAATTTCTATGGAGATTTTTCATGGGATCAGAGAATTCTTTGGCTTGGCTATCCCTTCTGCAGTAATGATATG CCTTGAGTGGTGGTCATTTGAGCTGCTTATTCTGATGTCTGGGATTCTACCAAATCCACAGCTTGAAACTTCAGTTCTTTCTGTATG CCTACAAACCATCTCAACATTATATGCAATTCCATATGGAGTTGGTGCTGCAGTaag TACAAGAGTTTCAAATGAACTTGGAGCTGGGAATCCACAAGGAGCTCGGATTGCAACCTTTGCTGCAATGTTTCTAGCCATAGCAGAAACAAGTATAGTAACCATAACACTTTTCATCTGCCGAGGCATTTTTGGTTACACTTTCAGCAATGAGAAGGAAGTTGTGAATTATGTCACAGAAATGGCTCCTTTGGTTTGTTTATCTGTTGTACTAGACAGCATACAAGGAGTCATGTCAG GTGTTGCTAGAGGATGTGGGTGGCAGCATATAGGGGCATTCATAAACCTTGGAGCCTTTTATCTTTGTGGAATTCCAATAGCTGCCACATTGGGATTTTGGGCCCAGCTGAGAGGAAAGGGGCTCTGGATTGGCATACAAACTGGTGCTTTTGTGCAAACCACTTTGCTTTCTCTTGTCACTGGTTGCACAAACTGGGAAAAACAG GCAAGTAATGCAAGGGAGAGATTATTTGGGGATAGAACAAAAAATGGATTACTGCACTAG